In Thermus islandicus DSM 21543, a genomic segment contains:
- a CDS encoding 3-hydroxybutyrate dehydrogenase — translation MSFKGKTVLVTGAGSGIGLAIARAFAREGARVLVHDVRDASRLAEELGGVYLQADLADPEGVEALGRRGAEMGVDILVNNAGFQHIAPVEEFPLATWQKMLQVMLTAPFQLTRALLPGMKGRGWGRILNIASIHALVASPFKSAYISAKHGLVGLTRAVALEAGPFGITVNAIAPAYVRTPLVEGQIRDQAKTLGIPPEEVVEKVFLAQAAVRRLIEPEEVAELALFLASEKASAITGAVFPIDLGWTAR, via the coding sequence ATGAGCTTTAAGGGCAAAACCGTCCTGGTCACCGGCGCGGGGAGCGGCATCGGCCTCGCCATCGCGAGGGCCTTTGCCCGGGAAGGGGCGAGGGTTTTGGTCCACGACGTGCGGGACGCCTCGAGGCTCGCCGAGGAGCTCGGTGGGGTCTACCTTCAGGCGGACCTCGCGGACCCCGAGGGGGTGGAGGCGCTGGGCCGGCGGGGGGCGGAGATGGGCGTGGACATCCTGGTGAACAACGCTGGCTTCCAGCACATCGCCCCGGTGGAGGAGTTTCCCCTAGCGACCTGGCAAAAGATGCTCCAGGTGATGCTCACCGCCCCCTTCCAGCTCACCCGGGCCCTCCTTCCCGGGATGAAGGGAAGGGGCTGGGGCCGGATCCTGAACATCGCCAGCATCCACGCCCTGGTGGCCAGCCCCTTTAAAAGCGCCTACATCTCGGCCAAGCACGGCCTCGTGGGCCTCACCCGGGCGGTGGCCCTCGAGGCCGGACCCTTCGGGATCACGGTGAACGCCATCGCCCCGGCCTACGTCCGCACCCCCTTGGTGGAGGGCCAGATCCGGGACCAGGCGAAGACCCTGGGGATCCCTCCTGAGGAGGTGGTGGAGAAGGTCTTCCTGGCCCAGGCGGCCGTCCGGCGCCTCATAGAGCCTGAGGAGGTGGCCGAGCTCGCCCTTTTCCTGGCCTCGGAAAAGGCTTCCGCCATCACCGGGGCGGTCTTCCCCATAGACCTGGGCTGGACGGCCCGCTGA
- a CDS encoding ABC transporter ATP-binding protein: MRALELAGLDAFYGKSHILHGVELKVEAGELVALLGRNGAGKTTTLKAVMGLLPRRRGRILVFGRETVHEPPHRVALLGVGYVPEGRRVFPYLTVEENLRLVQGKRPGPFSLERVYEIFPRLWERRRHLGRQLSGGEQEMLAIGRALLLNPRLLLLDEPSQGLAPLVVRLVAEVLRHLKKEGVSLLLAEQNAHLALDLADRVYVLDDGRVAYEGEARALREDPERVRALTGVRRR, encoded by the coding sequence ATGAGGGCGCTTGAGCTCGCAGGTCTGGACGCCTTCTACGGCAAGAGCCACATCCTCCACGGGGTGGAGCTTAAGGTGGAGGCGGGGGAACTCGTGGCCCTCCTCGGCCGCAACGGGGCGGGGAAGACCACCACCTTAAAGGCGGTCATGGGCCTCCTCCCCCGGCGGCGGGGGCGGATCCTCGTCTTCGGCCGGGAGACGGTCCACGAACCGCCCCACCGGGTGGCCCTCCTCGGGGTGGGGTACGTCCCCGAGGGGCGCCGGGTCTTCCCCTACCTCACCGTGGAGGAGAACCTGCGCCTGGTTCAGGGCAAGCGGCCCGGCCCCTTCAGCCTGGAACGGGTTTACGAGATCTTCCCGAGGCTCTGGGAGCGGCGGCGCCACCTGGGCCGACAGCTTTCCGGAGGGGAGCAGGAGATGCTGGCCATCGGCCGCGCCCTGCTCCTGAACCCCAGGCTCCTCCTCCTGGACGAGCCCTCCCAGGGCCTCGCCCCCCTGGTGGTGCGCCTGGTGGCCGAGGTCCTTAGGCACCTGAAAAAAGAGGGGGTTTCCCTCCTCCTGGCCGAGCAAAACGCCCACCTGGCCCTGGACCTGGCCGACCGGGTCTACGTGCTGGACGACGGCCGGGTGGCCTACGAGGGGGAGGCCAGGGCGCTTCGGGAGGACCCGGAGCGGGTGCGGGCCCTCACGGGGGTGAGGCGGCGATGA
- a CDS encoding ABC transporter ATP-binding protein, whose translation MEPALRAEGLTKAFGRLLAVNGVSLLVPQGSVHAVIGPNGAGKSTLFALLSGALRPDRGRVWLFGQEATPLPPEARVRLGLSRTFQVSQVFPGLSVRENLWIALEARRGLSPFPWLRARDRAWLAERLEELLERLRLKEKADRPVGELAHGDQRVVEIGLALSLGARLLLLDEPTAGMSDEETWRTVELLRLLREAEGLTLLFVEHDMEVVFGLAERITVMHLGEVLAEGTPEAIAADERVQQAYLGEVVPGYEGA comes from the coding sequence GTGGAACCGGCGCTGAGGGCGGAAGGGCTTACCAAGGCCTTCGGGCGGCTCCTCGCGGTGAACGGGGTGAGCCTCTTGGTGCCCCAGGGGAGCGTCCACGCGGTGATCGGCCCCAACGGGGCGGGGAAGAGCACCCTCTTCGCCCTCCTCTCCGGGGCCCTAAGGCCCGACCGGGGGCGGGTCTGGCTCTTCGGCCAGGAGGCCACCCCCCTTCCCCCCGAGGCCCGGGTCCGGCTGGGCCTCTCCCGCACCTTCCAGGTCTCCCAGGTCTTCCCAGGCCTTTCGGTGCGGGAGAACCTCTGGATTGCCCTCGAGGCCAGGCGGGGCCTCTCCCCCTTCCCCTGGCTTAGGGCTCGGGACCGGGCGTGGCTTGCGGAGCGCCTGGAGGAGCTTTTGGAAAGGCTCAGGCTGAAGGAGAAGGCGGACCGGCCGGTAGGGGAGCTCGCCCACGGGGACCAGCGGGTGGTGGAGATCGGCCTCGCCCTCTCCCTGGGGGCGAGGCTCCTCCTTTTGGACGAGCCCACCGCCGGGATGAGCGACGAGGAGACCTGGCGCACGGTGGAGCTCCTCCGCCTCTTACGGGAGGCAGAGGGGCTCACCCTGCTCTTCGTGGAGCACGACATGGAGGTGGTCTTCGGCTTGGCGGAGCGGATCACGGTGATGCACCTGGGCGAGGTCCTGGCCGAGGGGACCCCCGAGGCCATCGCCGCCGACGAGCGGGTGCAGCAGGCCTACCTGGGGGAGGTGGTGCCGGGATATGAGGGCGCTTGA
- a CDS encoding branched-chain amino acid ABC transporter permease, which produces MKARFALSLLFLLLLPWLLKALGSYAALGSYILIWGLAAMGLNLLMGYAGQVSFGHAAFLGLGAYGAGLTLKHLAPSTPLALLLGTLLAALAALLLGPLVVRLKGIYFATFTIVFSQLFYFLAFQWNEVTGGDDGLRGFARQDLHLLGLKVDLTASEAYYYFVLAVFLLLAYLLWRTVDSPLGRAFLALRENPLRARFLGLKVERYLLGAFVLSGAAVGAAGALLAMLINFAQPSMLHWSTSGELVMMAFLGGRYRFFGPLLGAALFRVMEELLSSVTEEWMLFLGTLFILAVLFFPGGLADFLRRWAWNRR; this is translated from the coding sequence ATGAAGGCCAGGTTCGCCCTTTCCCTCCTCTTCCTCCTCCTCTTGCCCTGGCTCCTCAAGGCCCTGGGAAGCTACGCCGCCTTGGGGAGCTACATCCTCATCTGGGGCCTGGCGGCCATGGGGCTCAACCTCCTCATGGGCTACGCCGGCCAGGTCTCCTTCGGCCACGCCGCCTTTTTGGGCCTCGGGGCCTACGGGGCGGGGCTTACCCTGAAGCACCTGGCCCCAAGCACCCCCTTGGCCCTCCTCCTCGGCACCCTCCTCGCCGCCCTCGCCGCCCTTCTCCTCGGGCCCCTGGTGGTGCGGCTCAAGGGGATTTACTTCGCTACCTTCACCATCGTCTTCAGCCAGCTCTTCTACTTCCTCGCCTTCCAGTGGAACGAGGTCACGGGGGGGGACGATGGCCTCCGGGGCTTCGCCCGGCAGGACCTCCACCTCCTGGGCCTTAAGGTGGACCTCACCGCGAGCGAGGCCTACTACTACTTCGTCCTCGCGGTCTTCCTCCTCTTGGCCTACCTCCTTTGGCGCACGGTGGACTCCCCCTTGGGCCGGGCCTTCCTGGCCCTCAGGGAGAACCCCTTGCGGGCCAGGTTCTTGGGCCTGAAGGTGGAGCGCTACCTCCTTGGGGCCTTCGTCCTCTCCGGGGCGGCGGTGGGGGCGGCGGGGGCGCTCCTCGCCATGCTCATCAACTTCGCCCAGCCCTCCATGCTCCACTGGTCCACCTCGGGGGAGCTGGTGATGATGGCCTTCCTGGGGGGGCGGTACCGCTTCTTTGGGCCCCTTCTGGGCGCGGCCCTCTTCCGGGTCATGGAGGAGCTCTTGAGTTCGGTCACCGAAGAGTGGATGCTCTTCCTGGGGACGCTCTTCATCCTCGCCGTCCTCTTCTTCCCCGGGGGGCTTGCGGACTTCCTGAGGAGGTGGGCGTGGAACCGGCGCTGA
- a CDS encoding branched-chain amino acid ABC transporter permease: MDLLLLQLLNGLVSGAFYALLALGLALILSLTRIINLAHGGFLVVGAYLGYVLAGLLGFYPALLLAPLLLALLGVLLEALLLRPLYARDPLESLLLTFGLALVLEEAVRAIFGPVGVPFRIPEGLSAPLFPGTPFFFLTRYRAFVLGMAALAGLLVFLLLRFTALGLYLRAGAQDREMLSALGTDVRRLYTLAFALGVYLAGLAGVLAAGQLGLSPTMGTGLLMPSFVALILGGVGSLGGSYLGGLLVGMASGLAGQFVAQASEFAPYIILALVLLLRPRGLFGQEGFFE; encoded by the coding sequence ATGGACCTCCTCCTCCTCCAGCTCCTGAACGGCCTGGTGAGCGGGGCCTTCTACGCCCTCTTGGCCCTGGGCCTTGCCCTCATCCTCTCCCTTACCCGGATCATCAACCTGGCCCACGGAGGGTTTCTGGTGGTGGGGGCCTACCTGGGCTACGTCCTCGCGGGCCTCCTGGGCTTCTACCCCGCCCTCCTCCTCGCCCCCCTCCTCCTGGCCCTCCTCGGGGTTCTCCTCGAGGCCCTCCTCCTCCGCCCCCTCTACGCCCGCGACCCCCTGGAGAGCCTCCTCCTCACCTTCGGCCTGGCCCTGGTCCTGGAGGAGGCGGTGCGGGCCATCTTCGGCCCGGTGGGGGTGCCCTTCCGCATCCCCGAGGGGCTTTCCGCTCCCCTCTTCCCCGGCACGCCCTTCTTCTTCCTCACCCGCTACCGGGCCTTCGTCCTGGGGATGGCGGCCCTCGCCGGGCTTCTCGTCTTCCTCCTCCTTCGCTTCACCGCCTTAGGCCTCTACCTGCGGGCGGGGGCCCAGGACCGGGAGATGCTCTCCGCCTTGGGAACGGACGTGCGGCGGCTCTACACCCTGGCCTTCGCCCTTGGGGTCTACCTGGCAGGCCTGGCGGGGGTCCTGGCCGCGGGGCAGCTCGGCCTTTCCCCCACCATGGGCACCGGTCTCCTCATGCCGAGCTTTGTGGCCCTGATCCTGGGCGGGGTGGGGAGCCTGGGGGGGAGTTATCTGGGAGGGCTTCTGGTGGGGATGGCCTCGGGCCTCGCCGGACAGTTCGTGGCCCAGGCCAGCGAGTTTGCCCCCTACATCATCCTGGCCCTGGTCCTCCTCCTGAGGCCCAGGGGGCTTTTCGGACAGGAGGGGTTCTTCGAATGA
- a CDS encoding ABC transporter substrate-binding protein: MLRYRLTRRGVLRLGLGSAALAFTGRAQGETLRVGLVDPLSGVYAALGRSELEGARMAVDDVNVRGGVLGRRLELLAEDSAAKTDLGVQKLRKLVERDRIQFSLGEVSSGVSLALSQAAAEYKMLHIVTGGHADDITGKSCRWNTFRIPTSATMEARAIGPLLAERFGKNWYIITPDYAYGWSLQEAFTRVVERLGGKVLGADRVPLGTSDYSAVLLKAARAKPDVLLTFQAGDDAVAILKQIAQFGLDKQMAIAGGLQEWENIAALPREARMGWWTFEWYWLQPNVPEVKTFVDRYRKRYRKVPTARSWFGYAAIWSLALAIQKAKSLDSVKVAQALEGLELPRNVALQPGRVYYRKEDHQLLTGVFVGHVRQGQDPDDLFEVVRVVPGEEAAPDPKDTGCRLAYPG, translated from the coding sequence ATGCTTAGGTACAGGCTGACGCGCAGGGGTGTCTTGAGGCTGGGCCTGGGCTCGGCGGCCCTGGCCTTCACTGGCCGGGCCCAGGGGGAGACCCTCCGGGTGGGGCTCGTGGACCCCCTCTCCGGGGTCTACGCCGCCCTGGGCCGGAGCGAGCTGGAGGGGGCCCGGATGGCGGTGGACGACGTGAACGTGCGGGGCGGGGTGCTGGGCCGCAGGCTGGAGCTCCTCGCCGAGGACTCCGCCGCCAAGACCGACCTGGGGGTGCAGAAACTGAGGAAGCTCGTGGAGCGGGACCGGATCCAGTTCTCCCTGGGGGAGGTGTCCAGCGGGGTCTCCCTGGCCTTAAGCCAGGCCGCCGCCGAGTACAAGATGCTCCACATCGTCACCGGGGGGCATGCGGACGACATCACCGGAAAGAGCTGCCGCTGGAACACCTTCCGCATCCCCACCAGCGCCACCATGGAGGCCAGGGCCATCGGCCCCCTCCTCGCTGAGCGCTTCGGCAAGAACTGGTACATCATCACCCCGGACTACGCCTACGGCTGGTCCCTGCAGGAGGCCTTCACCCGGGTGGTAGAGCGGCTCGGGGGCAAGGTCTTGGGGGCGGACCGGGTACCCTTGGGGACCTCGGACTACTCTGCGGTCCTCCTCAAGGCGGCCCGGGCCAAGCCCGACGTCCTCCTTACCTTCCAGGCGGGCGACGACGCGGTGGCCATCCTCAAGCAGATCGCCCAGTTCGGCCTGGACAAGCAGATGGCCATCGCCGGGGGGCTCCAGGAGTGGGAGAACATCGCCGCCCTCCCCAGGGAGGCCCGGATGGGCTGGTGGACCTTTGAGTGGTACTGGCTCCAGCCCAATGTCCCGGAGGTCAAGACCTTCGTGGATCGCTACAGGAAGCGGTACCGCAAGGTGCCCACGGCCCGGAGCTGGTTCGGCTACGCCGCCATCTGGAGCCTGGCCCTGGCCATCCAGAAGGCGAAGAGCCTGGACTCGGTCAAGGTGGCCCAGGCCCTGGAGGGGCTGGAGCTCCCCCGGAACGTGGCCCTCCAGCCCGGAAGGGTCTACTACCGCAAGGAGGACCACCAGCTCCTGACCGGGGTCTTCGTGGGCCACGTGCGCCAGGGGCAGGACCCGGACGACCTCTTTGAGGTGGTGCGGGTGGTGCCGGGGGAGGAGGCCGCCCCCGACCCCAAGGACACGGGCTGCCGCCTCGCCTACCCCGGGTAG
- a CDS encoding zinc-binding dehydrogenase, with the protein MRAAVLNRVGGPLEVEEVPLPQPKAGEVLVRVAACGVCHTDLHVIKGEVAFPTPCVLGHEVSGVVAQVGPGVEGLTPGQRVVASFIMPCGGCYYCVRGEEDLCERFFAFNRLKGVLYDGTTRLFRRDGSPLWMYSMGGLAEYAVVPATDVFPLPEGLALEEAAILGCALFTALGAVRTAGLEGGEAVAVVAAGGVGLGIVQLARAFGAYPVVAVDVRPEKLAKAKALGATHAFTPEEAAKGVRDLTGGRGADVAFEALGRPETFRLALDLLRDGGRMVPVGIAPQGVEAGVEITRLVRRKLRILGSYGARPRRDMPLLLKLAQAGAIQVGAEVTERHPLEEADLAYRRLDRGEVVGRALVTMGGGHA; encoded by the coding sequence ATGCGGGCAGCGGTGCTCAACCGGGTGGGGGGGCCCCTCGAGGTGGAGGAGGTCCCCCTTCCCCAGCCCAAGGCCGGGGAGGTCCTGGTGCGGGTGGCCGCCTGCGGGGTCTGCCACACCGACCTCCACGTGATCAAGGGGGAGGTGGCCTTTCCCACCCCGTGCGTCCTGGGCCACGAGGTCTCGGGGGTGGTGGCCCAGGTGGGCCCGGGGGTGGAGGGCCTAACCCCAGGACAGCGGGTGGTGGCGAGCTTCATCATGCCCTGCGGCGGGTGCTACTACTGCGTGCGGGGCGAGGAGGACCTCTGCGAGCGGTTCTTCGCCTTTAACCGCCTGAAGGGGGTGCTCTACGACGGCACCACCCGCCTCTTCCGCCGGGACGGGTCTCCCCTCTGGATGTACTCCATGGGGGGGCTGGCGGAGTACGCCGTGGTTCCCGCCACGGACGTCTTTCCCCTGCCCGAAGGGCTTGCCCTGGAGGAGGCCGCCATCCTGGGCTGCGCCCTCTTCACCGCCCTAGGGGCGGTGCGGACGGCGGGGCTCGAGGGGGGAGAGGCCGTGGCCGTGGTGGCCGCGGGCGGGGTGGGCCTGGGGATCGTCCAGCTGGCCCGCGCCTTCGGCGCCTACCCCGTGGTGGCCGTGGACGTGAGGCCCGAGAAGCTGGCGAAGGCCAAGGCCCTGGGGGCTACCCACGCCTTCACCCCCGAGGAGGCCGCAAAGGGGGTCCGGGACCTCACGGGAGGGCGGGGCGCGGACGTGGCCTTTGAGGCCCTGGGGCGCCCCGAGACCTTCCGCCTGGCCCTGGACCTCCTCCGGGACGGGGGGCGGATGGTGCCCGTGGGCATCGCTCCCCAGGGGGTGGAGGCCGGGGTGGAGATCACCCGGCTGGTGCGGCGGAAGCTCAGGATCCTGGGTTCCTACGGGGCCAGGCCCCGAAGGGACATGCCCCTCCTCCTCAAGCTGGCCCAGGCCGGGGCCATCCAGGTAGGGGCGGAGGTGACGGAGCGGCATCCCTTGGAGGAGGCCGACCTGGCCTACCGGCGCCTGGACCGGGGCGAGGTGGTGGGGCGGGCGTTGGTGACCATGGGAGGTGGACATGCTTAG
- a CDS encoding CoA-acylating methylmalonate-semialdehyde dehydrogenase, producing the protein MLKNLIGGEWKEVSRPALPVYNPATGEVLEEVPLSGAEEVEAAVRAASRAFPSWSATSLLERVRLMFRFKELLERHFEELARLVTLHHGKTLEEARGEVRRGIEVVDFALSAPTLLQGRTLREVTGGVDQNLFHYPLGVVAGLPPFNFPVMIPLWMFPIAVVAGNTFVLKPSERTPLGAVRLAELFLEAGFPEGVLNLVHGGKEAAEALVAHPEVRAVQFVGSEPVARRVYALAAQHGKRVSAAGGAKNHLVVMPDADLDQAIPAILNSAFGNAGERCLAGSVAVGVGGVGPELLARVVEAARRLKVGPGWEEGVQVGPLIREEHRKKVVAYIERGLAEGAGLALDGRGVEGPGFFLGPTVLDRVSPGMAVGREEIFGPVLSVSYAQTLEEAIRQANAVVYGNMACIFTQSGRAAREFRERVQAGMVGVNVGVAQPFAFYPFSGWRHSFFGDLHPHGPDAFLFYTQRKVVVERW; encoded by the coding sequence ATGCTCAAGAACCTGATCGGGGGCGAGTGGAAGGAGGTGTCCCGTCCGGCCCTGCCGGTGTACAACCCGGCCACGGGGGAGGTGTTGGAGGAGGTGCCCCTCTCGGGGGCGGAGGAGGTGGAGGCGGCGGTCCGGGCGGCGAGCCGGGCCTTTCCCAGCTGGAGCGCTACCTCCCTCCTGGAGCGGGTCCGGCTCATGTTCCGCTTCAAGGAGCTTTTGGAGCGGCACTTTGAGGAGCTTGCCCGCCTGGTCACCCTGCACCACGGCAAGACCCTGGAGGAGGCCCGGGGGGAGGTGCGGAGGGGGATAGAGGTGGTGGACTTCGCCCTCTCCGCGCCCACCCTCCTCCAGGGGCGTACCCTCCGGGAGGTCACGGGGGGCGTGGACCAGAACCTCTTCCACTACCCCCTGGGGGTGGTGGCGGGCCTCCCCCCCTTCAACTTCCCGGTGATGATCCCCCTCTGGATGTTCCCCATCGCCGTGGTGGCGGGGAACACCTTCGTCCTCAAGCCCTCGGAGAGGACGCCTTTGGGGGCGGTCCGCCTGGCGGAGCTCTTTCTGGAGGCGGGTTTTCCCGAGGGGGTCCTGAACCTGGTGCACGGGGGGAAGGAGGCGGCGGAGGCCCTGGTGGCCCACCCCGAGGTGCGGGCGGTGCAGTTCGTGGGGAGCGAGCCCGTGGCCCGGAGGGTCTACGCCCTGGCGGCGCAACACGGCAAGCGGGTCTCGGCGGCGGGGGGAGCCAAGAACCACCTGGTGGTGATGCCCGACGCCGACCTGGACCAGGCCATTCCCGCCATCCTCAACTCCGCCTTCGGGAACGCTGGGGAAAGGTGCCTGGCGGGGAGCGTGGCCGTGGGGGTGGGTGGGGTAGGCCCGGAGCTTCTCGCGCGGGTGGTGGAGGCGGCGAGGAGGCTCAAGGTGGGCCCTGGGTGGGAGGAGGGGGTGCAGGTGGGGCCCCTGATCCGGGAGGAGCACCGAAAGAAGGTGGTGGCCTACATAGAGCGGGGCCTGGCGGAGGGGGCGGGGCTGGCCCTGGACGGGCGCGGGGTGGAGGGGCCTGGGTTTTTCCTGGGGCCCACGGTGTTGGACCGGGTATCCCCGGGGATGGCGGTGGGGCGGGAGGAGATCTTCGGGCCGGTGCTTTCCGTGTCCTACGCTCAGACCCTGGAGGAGGCCATCCGCCAGGCCAACGCCGTGGTCTACGGCAACATGGCCTGCATCTTTACCCAAAGCGGCCGGGCGGCCCGGGAGTTCCGGGAGAGGGTGCAGGCGGGGATGGTGGGGGTGAACGTGGGGGTGGCCCAGCCCTTCGCCTTCTACCCCTTCTCCGGCTGGCGGCACTCCTTCTTCGGCGACCTCCACCCCCACGGGCCCGACGCCTTTCTCTTCTACACCCAAAGGAAGGTGGTGGTGGAAAGGTGGTGA
- a CDS encoding PucR family transcriptional regulator, with translation MGSPTRSLQVWARTMARHYAREIPDYARLHADLLERDVALVSYEYLLAVWKEEDEGLEALALAVGERRQRQGVSLPGLLRAYRLWAKDALEALKAEAPGLLVEAAPRVAEVLDRVSEASALGYRLALKDAWPLGPVTGVGVALGDAGALVYAPRHLPLGPEGMAFAQAPGGALLLLQAPFKEVERGLRELAQSQAAVLWVGEGPREEVQKDLEEALLLGPLLRLPPGLYPVRFLWPLSLALESRRGQERLLRLVQPLEGQPDLLKTLEAYLGARLSLKAAARRLGLHPNTVLYRLHRAEELTGLSLERVEDLCLLQIALQLREALNAGPPG, from the coding sequence ATGGGAAGCCCCACCCGTTCCCTCCAGGTCTGGGCCCGAACCATGGCCCGGCACTACGCCCGGGAGATCCCGGACTACGCCAGGCTCCACGCCGACCTCCTGGAGCGGGACGTGGCCCTGGTCTCCTACGAGTACCTCCTGGCGGTGTGGAAGGAGGAGGACGAGGGCCTCGAGGCCCTGGCCCTGGCCGTGGGGGAAAGGCGCCAGCGCCAGGGGGTTTCCCTGCCGGGGCTCCTGAGGGCCTACCGCCTCTGGGCCAAGGACGCCCTCGAGGCCCTCAAGGCCGAGGCCCCCGGGCTCTTGGTGGAGGCCGCCCCCCGGGTGGCCGAGGTGCTGGACCGGGTGAGCGAGGCCTCGGCCCTGGGGTACCGGCTCGCCCTGAAGGACGCCTGGCCCCTGGGGCCGGTCACCGGGGTGGGGGTGGCCCTGGGGGACGCCGGGGCCCTGGTCTACGCCCCCCGCCACCTCCCCCTGGGGCCGGAGGGGATGGCCTTCGCCCAGGCCCCCGGCGGGGCCCTTCTCCTCCTCCAGGCCCCCTTTAAGGAGGTGGAGCGGGGGCTAAGGGAGCTGGCCCAGTCCCAGGCCGCCGTCCTCTGGGTAGGGGAAGGGCCCCGGGAGGAGGTCCAGAAGGACCTGGAGGAGGCCCTCCTCCTGGGCCCCCTGCTCCGTCTCCCCCCGGGCCTCTACCCCGTGCGCTTCCTCTGGCCCCTGAGCCTGGCCCTGGAGTCCCGGCGGGGCCAGGAGCGGCTCTTGCGCCTGGTGCAGCCCCTGGAGGGGCAGCCGGACCTCCTCAAGACCCTGGAGGCCTACCTGGGGGCGCGGCTTTCCCTCAAGGCGGCCGCGCGCAGGCTCGGCCTCCACCCCAACACCGTGCTGTACCGCCTCCACCGCGCCGAGGAGCTGACCGGCCTCAGCCTGGAGCGGGTGGAGGACCTCTGCCTCCTCCAGATCGCCCTGCAGCTGCGCGAGGCCCTGAACGCCGGCCCTCCAGGCTAG
- a CDS encoding ABC transporter ATP-binding protein has product MRLRVERLEGGYGKAQVLFGVDLEVGEGEMVALLGANGAGKTTLLRLASGLLKPWRGRVLLGEEDLTPLSPARRARMGLGHVPEGRQLFPLMTVEENLRLGAAFLAPGREKEGYERVYALFPRLAERRRQLAGTLSGGEQQMLAIGRALMGFPRILLVDEPSLGLSPRLAEEVLLALKEVARGGVGVLLVEQNVALSLEVAARAYVLEEGWIVLEGSAGKLREDPRVRAAYLAL; this is encoded by the coding sequence ATGAGGCTTCGGGTGGAGCGCTTGGAAGGGGGTTACGGCAAGGCCCAGGTCCTCTTCGGGGTGGACCTCGAGGTGGGGGAGGGGGAGATGGTGGCCCTCCTCGGGGCCAACGGCGCGGGGAAGACCACCCTCCTCCGCCTGGCCTCGGGCCTCCTCAAGCCCTGGCGGGGGCGGGTCCTCTTGGGGGAAGAGGACCTCACCCCCCTCTCCCCCGCCCGCCGGGCCCGGATGGGCCTGGGGCACGTGCCGGAGGGCAGGCAGCTTTTCCCCCTGATGACCGTGGAGGAGAACCTGCGCCTGGGGGCCGCCTTCCTGGCTCCAGGGCGGGAGAAGGAGGGGTACGAGAGGGTCTACGCCCTCTTCCCCCGGCTCGCGGAGCGGAGGCGGCAGCTCGCCGGGACGCTCTCCGGCGGGGAGCAGCAGATGCTGGCCATCGGCCGGGCCCTCATGGGCTTTCCGCGGATCCTTCTCGTGGACGAGCCCTCCCTGGGCCTCTCCCCCAGGCTGGCCGAGGAGGTGCTCCTGGCCCTGAAGGAGGTGGCCCGTGGGGGGGTGGGGGTGCTCCTCGTGGAGCAGAACGTGGCCCTCTCCCTGGAGGTGGCGGCCAGGGCCTACGTCCTCGAGGAGGGCTGGATCGTGCTGGAGGGAAGCGCGGGGAAGCTTCGGGAAGACCCCCGGGTGCGGGCGGCCTACCTCGCCCTCTAG
- a CDS encoding ABC transporter ATP-binding protein: MGRVLEVQGVAKRFLGLEALKGVSLHLEEGEILAVIGPNGAGKSTLLNLISGLLRPDSGRVLLLGRDVTLLPPEARTHLGLGRAFQIVQPLPELTVRENLLVGALFGKPGTPKREAEAWVEEVLALTGLAPKAEAPAGELSLLEDKRLELARALATRPKVLLLDEVMAGLRPKEAAEAVALVRRIRDRGVSVLFIEHLMPVVRALADRVVVLDYGEVIAEGPYERVAQEERVREAYLGRRA, translated from the coding sequence GTGGGTAGGGTCCTCGAGGTCCAAGGGGTGGCCAAGCGCTTCCTCGGGCTGGAGGCCCTGAAGGGGGTGAGCCTCCACCTGGAGGAGGGGGAGATCCTGGCGGTCATCGGCCCCAACGGGGCGGGGAAGAGCACCCTCCTCAACCTCATCTCCGGCCTCCTCCGCCCCGACTCCGGAAGGGTTCTCCTCCTGGGGCGGGACGTCACCCTTCTCCCCCCCGAGGCCCGCACCCACCTGGGCCTGGGCCGGGCCTTCCAGATCGTCCAGCCCCTGCCCGAGCTCACGGTGCGGGAGAACCTCCTGGTGGGGGCCCTTTTCGGCAAGCCGGGTACCCCCAAGAGGGAGGCCGAGGCCTGGGTGGAGGAGGTTTTGGCCCTCACCGGCCTGGCCCCCAAGGCCGAGGCCCCGGCCGGGGAACTCTCCCTACTTGAGGACAAGCGTTTGGAGCTCGCCCGCGCCCTGGCCACGAGGCCCAAGGTCCTCCTCCTGGACGAGGTCATGGCGGGCCTCCGCCCCAAGGAGGCGGCGGAGGCGGTGGCCCTCGTTCGGCGGATCCGGGACCGGGGGGTTTCCGTCCTCTTCATAGAGCACCTCATGCCGGTGGTGCGGGCTTTGGCCGACCGGGTGGTGGTCCTGGACTACGGGGAGGTCATCGCCGAGGGCCCCTACGAGCGGGTGGCCCAGGAGGAAAGGGTGCGGGAGGCCTATCTGGGGAGGCGGGCATGA